From one Planctomicrobium piriforme genomic stretch:
- the grpE gene encoding nucleotide exchange factor GrpE, giving the protein MAVNQPGQSDFTGGGSESPDVKNAPDAEVSPTIDMVQVLTSERDDLKDQLLRTRAEMDNIRKRLNRERDEERRYAALPVVRELLPAFDNLQRAVDAGQRDHNADVLLQGVQMVLKQLDDVLSRLNVKTIPSVGLAFDPNVHEALQQVPTAEHPPMTVLQELERGFQIHERVIRPSKVIVAAAPQEK; this is encoded by the coding sequence ATGGCAGTCAATCAACCTGGTCAATCCGATTTCACGGGCGGCGGAAGCGAAAGCCCAGACGTGAAGAACGCACCCGACGCGGAAGTGTCGCCGACGATCGACATGGTGCAGGTTCTCACCTCGGAGCGGGACGATTTGAAAGACCAACTGCTCCGCACCCGGGCGGAGATGGACAACATCCGCAAGCGGCTCAACCGCGAGCGCGATGAGGAACGCCGTTACGCGGCTTTGCCGGTCGTGCGGGAACTGTTGCCGGCCTTCGATAATCTGCAGCGCGCTGTCGACGCCGGACAGCGGGACCATAACGCCGACGTCCTGCTGCAAGGGGTGCAGATGGTGCTCAAGCAACTGGACGATGTGCTGAGCCGTTTGAACGTGAAGACAATTCCTTCGGTCGGCCTGGCATTCGACCCGAACGTGCATGAAGCGCTGCAGCAGGTTCCGACCGCCGAGCACCCGCCAATGACCGTACTGCAGGAACTGGAACGCGGTTTCCAGATTCACGAACGGGTGATCCGCCCGAGCAAAGTGATCGTGGCGGCCGCACCGCAAGAGAAATAG
- the groL gene encoding chaperonin GroEL (60 kDa chaperone family; promotes refolding of misfolded polypeptides especially under stressful conditions; forms two stacked rings of heptamers to form a barrel-shaped 14mer; ends can be capped by GroES; misfolded proteins enter the barrel where they are refolded when GroES binds), whose translation MAKLLSFDEDARKQLLAGVSKLSRAVASTLGPRGRNAVLDKGWGSPKITKDGVTVAQDVELEDKFENCGVQLVKEAASKTGDVAGDGTTTATVLAEAIYREGLKFIAAGAAPVALGRGVQKAVDAIVENLKKMAKPVDATNRKAIETVATIAGNNDKEIGKILADALLKVGKDGVITVEEGRGMQTEVDLVEGMQFERGYLSPHFVTNEDEQSCALDGCYVLIHEEKISNARTLVPVLEAVSRSGKPLLIIAEDIDGEALATLVVNKLRGIVRVCAVKAPGYGDRRKAMLQDLAILTGAKAFFKDLGEKLENVELKDLGTAKKIIVDAENTTVIQGGGDKKAVEGRAAQIRAEISSTDSDYDREKLQERLAKLAGGVAEIKVGAVTETEMKERKDLIDDALAATRAAIEEGIVPGGGVALLRSGEALDKVKLKGDEALGVQLIKNVLEMPLRKIAENAGLDGAVVANNIRKNSDKNYGYDALNEKYGDMFDMGVVDPAKVVRTALQNGASVASLLMTTDSIIVEEPKEAEDNHHDDHHDMGGMGGMGSMGGMGMGGMGGMPGMGGF comes from the coding sequence GTGGCAAAACTGTTGAGTTTTGATGAGGACGCACGTAAGCAACTGTTGGCGGGCGTGTCCAAGCTGTCCCGCGCCGTCGCCAGCACTCTCGGCCCCCGCGGTCGCAATGCTGTGCTGGACAAAGGCTGGGGTTCCCCGAAGATCACCAAAGACGGTGTGACGGTTGCCCAGGACGTCGAACTGGAAGACAAGTTTGAAAACTGTGGCGTGCAGCTCGTCAAGGAAGCTGCCAGCAAGACAGGCGACGTGGCCGGCGACGGCACGACGACCGCCACTGTGCTCGCCGAAGCGATTTATCGTGAAGGGCTGAAGTTCATCGCTGCTGGTGCGGCTCCGGTTGCTCTCGGACGCGGCGTGCAGAAGGCTGTCGACGCCATCGTCGAGAACCTGAAGAAAATGGCCAAGCCGGTCGACGCCACTAATCGCAAGGCGATCGAAACTGTCGCCACGATTGCCGGCAACAACGATAAGGAAATCGGCAAGATCCTGGCCGACGCCCTGCTGAAGGTCGGCAAAGACGGCGTGATCACCGTCGAAGAAGGCCGCGGCATGCAGACCGAGGTCGATCTGGTCGAGGGGATGCAGTTCGAACGCGGTTATCTGTCTCCGCACTTCGTGACCAACGAAGACGAACAGTCCTGTGCGCTCGACGGCTGCTACGTGTTGATTCACGAAGAAAAGATCAGCAACGCCCGCACACTGGTGCCGGTGCTCGAAGCGGTCTCTCGCTCTGGCAAGCCGCTGCTGATCATTGCTGAAGACATCGATGGCGAAGCGCTGGCGACCCTGGTCGTCAACAAGCTTCGCGGTATCGTTCGGGTGTGTGCTGTGAAGGCACCCGGCTATGGCGATCGCCGCAAGGCCATGCTGCAGGATCTGGCGATTCTCACCGGCGCCAAGGCCTTCTTCAAAGACCTGGGCGAGAAGCTCGAAAACGTCGAGCTGAAGGATCTCGGGACTGCCAAGAAAATCATCGTCGACGCCGAGAACACGACTGTGATTCAGGGCGGGGGCGACAAGAAGGCCGTTGAAGGCCGCGCTGCCCAGATTCGTGCTGAAATCAGCTCGACCGACAGCGACTACGATCGCGAAAAGCTGCAGGAACGTCTCGCCAAGCTGGCAGGCGGCGTGGCTGAAATCAAGGTCGGTGCCGTCACCGAAACCGAGATGAAAGAGCGCAAAGACCTGATCGACGACGCCCTGGCCGCAACTCGTGCAGCCATCGAAGAAGGAATCGTCCCCGGCGGCGGCGTCGCACTGCTCCGCTCTGGCGAAGCACTTGATAAGGTGAAGCTGAAGGGCGACGAAGCTCTCGGCGTGCAGCTGATCAAGAATGTGCTCGAAATGCCGCTGCGGAAGATCGCCGAAAACGCCGGTCTTGACGGCGCTGTGGTGGCGAACAACATTCGCAAGAACAGCGACAAGAACTACGGCTACGACGCACTCAATGAGAAGTACGGCGACATGTTCGACATGGGCGTTGTGGACCCCGCCAAGGTGGTTCGCACGGCTCTGCAGAACGGCGCCAGCGTCGCTTCGCTGCTGATGACCACTGACTCGATCATTGTCGAGGAACCCAAGGAAGCCGAAGACAACCACCACGATGACCACCACGACATGGGTGGCATGGGAGGGATGGGCAGTATGGGTGGTATGGGAATGGGTGGCATGGGCGGAATGCCGGGCATGGGCGGCTTCTAG
- a CDS encoding PadR family transcriptional regulator, translating into MLAGIRGNQVRGHLETMLLSVLEQGDAHGFEIVKRLEARGCGLLKLKEGSVYPVLYRLERQGLVQATWEPDDNERRGPRRRIYQLTEKGTQVLAAGRQEWKNFVNVVGPILMGAAT; encoded by the coding sequence ATGCTGGCAGGGATTCGAGGAAATCAGGTTCGCGGCCATCTTGAGACGATGCTGCTCTCCGTGCTGGAACAGGGAGACGCACACGGTTTTGAGATCGTGAAGCGGCTGGAGGCGCGGGGTTGCGGCCTGCTGAAACTCAAAGAGGGGTCGGTCTATCCCGTGCTTTATCGCCTGGAACGGCAAGGGCTGGTCCAAGCCACATGGGAGCCTGATGACAATGAAAGACGCGGACCTCGTCGCCGAATCTATCAGCTGACGGAAAAGGGAACGCAGGTTCTGGCGGCCGGACGCCAGGAGTGGAAGAACTTTGTAAACGTGGTGGGCCCAATTCTTATGGGAGCAGCGACATGA
- a CDS encoding LutC/YkgG family protein has protein sequence MSSRTEILRMIRRNLPQSTELPELTGPWIEYPDLTAQFSQVLEFVGGECHVVDSVDEIPAIMGDIGGPDKVVVSGVPNLYPGRCNQNSFDDPHALGGVDLAVMPGQLAVAENAAVWVNAENVRHRAIYFICQHLALVVPQQALVPHLHAAYERIQVGASPFGCFISGPSKTADIEQSLVKGAHGARTLKVFLTRN, from the coding sequence ATGAGTTCGCGTACTGAGATCCTCCGCATGATTCGCAGGAACCTGCCGCAATCGACGGAGTTGCCGGAACTCACAGGCCCGTGGATTGAGTATCCCGACCTCACCGCACAGTTCTCGCAGGTGCTGGAGTTTGTCGGCGGAGAATGTCATGTCGTCGATTCGGTCGACGAGATTCCGGCGATCATGGGAGATATCGGCGGACCTGACAAAGTTGTGGTCAGCGGCGTGCCCAATCTGTACCCGGGTCGCTGCAATCAGAACAGCTTCGATGACCCGCACGCGCTGGGCGGCGTGGACTTGGCAGTCATGCCGGGCCAGTTGGCCGTTGCCGAGAATGCAGCGGTGTGGGTGAATGCCGAGAATGTGCGACATCGGGCGATTTACTTCATCTGCCAGCATCTCGCGCTCGTGGTTCCTCAACAGGCGCTGGTGCCGCATCTGCATGCCGCGTACGAGCGGATTCAGGTGGGAGCGTCGCCTTTTGGCTGCTTCATTTCCGGACCGTCAAAGACGGCGGATATTGAGCAGTCGCTGGTGAAAGGGGCGCACGGAGCCCGCACGCTCAAGGTCTTTCTTACCAGGAATTGA
- the mqnE gene encoding aminofutalosine synthase MqnE, with translation MDSTSSDSRFQEIARRVEAGQRLSFDDGLYLDQHADLMSLGALAHQVRVRRHGNVAYYNTNVHLNPTNVCVYRCTFCAFRSDLKAEKSYVFSDSMIRERVLEAKSQGATEIHVVGGLHHQRKFDWYVDIVRVIHETWPEIHIKAWTGVEINWFAHLTKKPYKWILEQLIDAGLGSLPGGGAEIFDTEIRAKICEHKADPDSWLDIHRTAHELGLRSNATMLYGHIEEARHRIDHLLRLRDLQDQTGGFQTFIPLAFHPENTGMTHIKKPTCHQDLRTMAVARLMLDNFDHIKAYWIMLGEETAQVALGFGADDIDGTVVHEIIYHDAGAKTPEGLTVGELHRLIREAGCEPVERDTLYRRVYRDGAEWRVGEPVLVG, from the coding sequence ATGGATTCGACCTCGAGCGACAGTCGGTTTCAGGAGATTGCCCGCCGCGTCGAAGCCGGCCAGCGGCTGAGCTTTGACGACGGGCTGTATCTCGATCAGCACGCCGACCTGATGTCGCTGGGAGCTTTGGCCCATCAGGTTCGCGTCCGTCGGCACGGCAACGTCGCCTACTACAACACGAACGTGCATCTCAATCCGACGAACGTCTGCGTCTATCGCTGTACGTTCTGCGCGTTTCGTTCCGACTTGAAAGCCGAGAAGAGCTACGTTTTTTCGGACAGCATGATTCGCGAACGGGTGCTGGAAGCGAAGTCCCAGGGGGCGACCGAAATTCACGTCGTCGGCGGCCTGCACCATCAGCGAAAGTTCGACTGGTATGTCGACATCGTGCGGGTGATTCACGAGACCTGGCCCGAGATCCACATCAAGGCCTGGACCGGCGTGGAGATCAACTGGTTCGCCCATCTGACGAAGAAGCCGTACAAGTGGATTCTCGAACAGTTGATCGATGCCGGGCTGGGGAGTCTGCCAGGCGGCGGCGCTGAGATTTTCGACACGGAAATCCGCGCGAAGATCTGCGAGCACAAGGCCGATCCCGACAGCTGGCTCGACATTCATCGCACCGCTCATGAACTCGGGCTGCGTTCGAACGCCACGATGCTCTATGGGCATATCGAAGAGGCGCGACATCGCATCGACCACCTGCTGCGACTACGAGATCTGCAAGATCAGACAGGCGGATTCCAGACCTTCATTCCGCTGGCGTTCCACCCCGAAAATACCGGGATGACACACATCAAGAAGCCGACCTGTCATCAGGATCTGCGGACGATGGCGGTCGCGCGACTGATGCTCGACAACTTCGATCACATCAAGGCCTACTGGATCATGCTTGGAGAAGAGACGGCGCAAGTTGCTCTCGGCTTTGGCGCCGACGACATCGACGGCACCGTCGTGCATGAAATTATCTATCACGACGCCGGCGCGAAGACCCCAGAAGGCTTGACCGTCGGGGAGCTGCATCGCCTCATTCGCGAAGCCGGCTGCGAGCCAGTTGAGCGCGACACGCTCTATCGCCGCGTCTACCGCGATGGCGCCGAGTGGCGCGTCGGCGAGCCGGTGCTGGTCGGATAG
- the dnaJ gene encoding molecular chaperone DnaJ codes for MASKRDYYEVLSVTKTATSEEIKKSYKKLVIKYHPDKNPGDEEAIVMFKECAEAYEVLSDPNKRSRYDQFGHAGVNAGARGGGAGGFQDISDVFDAFGDLFEGFGLGGRPGRRGGAARGPDLQVSVTLDLREAATGCKKEVTVHRHKACGTCSGSGAKPGSKPEVCEYCGGHGQVVQAQGFFRVQTTCPACRGSGKVIRSKCEDCQGSGLQGELVKRVVTIPAGIDHGQSLCLRGEGEAGPNGGPSGDLYIEVRVNEHSIFHREGPHLLCRVPISYSQAALGATIEIPLLIGKEELKIPAGTQPGEMFRIRGKGMPDPRGRDVGDLHVEIQVMVPKKLGDDHEQLLRKLAEFEKVDVHPHQKSWLKKIKDFVTGGSGDDGEDDDDEK; via the coding sequence ATGGCTTCCAAACGCGATTACTATGAAGTCCTGAGCGTCACCAAAACGGCGACGAGCGAGGAGATCAAGAAGTCCTACAAGAAGCTGGTCATCAAGTACCACCCGGACAAGAACCCCGGCGACGAAGAAGCGATCGTGATGTTCAAGGAATGCGCCGAGGCTTATGAAGTCCTCAGCGATCCGAACAAGCGGAGCCGGTACGACCAGTTTGGACATGCCGGCGTGAATGCCGGCGCTCGCGGCGGCGGTGCCGGAGGCTTTCAGGACATCAGCGATGTCTTCGACGCATTCGGCGACCTGTTCGAAGGCTTCGGACTGGGTGGACGTCCCGGTCGTCGCGGCGGAGCAGCCCGGGGACCAGACCTACAGGTCAGCGTCACGCTCGATCTGCGGGAAGCGGCGACCGGCTGCAAGAAAGAGGTCACCGTTCATCGCCACAAGGCCTGCGGCACGTGCAGCGGTTCCGGCGCGAAGCCAGGGTCAAAGCCCGAGGTGTGCGAATACTGCGGCGGGCATGGTCAGGTCGTCCAGGCGCAAGGCTTCTTTCGAGTGCAGACCACCTGTCCGGCCTGTCGCGGCTCCGGCAAAGTCATTCGCAGCAAATGCGAAGACTGCCAGGGCTCCGGTCTGCAGGGAGAACTCGTTAAACGCGTGGTGACCATTCCGGCGGGGATCGATCACGGTCAGTCGCTCTGCCTGCGGGGCGAAGGCGAAGCGGGACCGAATGGCGGCCCGTCGGGCGATCTGTACATTGAAGTCCGCGTGAACGAGCATTCGATCTTCCATCGCGAAGGTCCGCACCTGCTCTGCCGCGTGCCGATTTCCTACTCGCAGGCAGCGCTCGGCGCGACGATCGAAATTCCGCTGCTCATCGGCAAGGAAGAACTGAAGATCCCTGCCGGGACACAGCCAGGCGAGATGTTTCGCATTCGCGGCAAAGGCATGCCCGACCCGCGAGGTCGCGACGTGGGAGACCTGCATGTCGAAATTCAGGTGATGGTGCCCAAGAAACTGGGCGACGACCACGAGCAACTGCTGAGGAAGCTGGCGGAATTCGAGAAGGTCGACGTCCATCCGCATCAGAAAAGCTGGCTGAAGAAGATCAAGGATTTTGTCACCGGCGGATCCGGAGACGATGGGGAAGACGACGACGACGAGAAGTAA
- a CDS encoding FmdB family zinc ribbon protein — protein sequence MPTYDYECKSCQHTWEAFQSIKAPAIKKCPECGKNSAVRVIGPGAGIIFKGSGFYITDYRSDSYKKAAAADSSSSGSSDSSSKSDSAKSETPKSSESKPAPKKKKNSD from the coding sequence ATGCCTACCTACGATTACGAGTGCAAAAGCTGTCAGCACACCTGGGAAGCCTTTCAATCGATCAAGGCGCCGGCGATCAAGAAATGTCCGGAGTGCGGTAAGAACTCCGCCGTGCGCGTGATCGGCCCGGGCGCAGGCATCATCTTCAAGGGGTCGGGCTTCTACATCACCGACTACCGCAGCGATTCCTACAAGAAAGCCGCCGCGGCCGATTCGAGTTCCTCGGGGAGTTCGGACAGCAGCAGTAAGTCTGACAGCGCCAAGTCGGAGACGCCCAAGAGCTCCGAATCGAAGCCGGCTCCGAAGAAGAAAAAGAACTCCGACTGA
- the groL gene encoding chaperonin GroEL (60 kDa chaperone family; promotes refolding of misfolded polypeptides especially under stressful conditions; forms two stacked rings of heptamers to form a barrel-shaped 14mer; ends can be capped by GroES; misfolded proteins enter the barrel where they are refolded when GroES binds) — protein MAKQLLFDDRARLKLQRGVNTLADAVAVTMGPTGRNVIIDKSFGNPLVTKDGVTVSKEIDLDDPYENMGAKLVNEVASKTSDTAGDGTTTATVLARAIYEEGLRSISLGANPQIVRRGIEKAVDAAITFLEGFARPVSGKKEIEQVGAISANNDIEIGKMIADAMEKVGRDGVITVEEGKSSTTTLELAEGMQFDKGYISPYFVTDPAEMKAVLENCFILLHEKKISNLRDFIPLLEKTAQTGKPLLVIAEDVDSEALTALVVNRLRGVLQVCAVKAPGFGDRRKAMLQDMAVLTGGTLISEDLGLKLENIELSQLGRAKKVEVSKDTCTIIDGAGDQKDIQKRVAQMKKQIEDTDSEYDREKFQERLAKLTGGVAIISVGAATEAEMKQTKARMEDALHATRAAVEEGILPGGGVALLRSIKAIEAVKAKGDEQIGIDIIVRALEAPIRQITGNAGEDGSVIADEVKNHSEPTYGYNAATGKYVDMYKAGIIDPAKVVKSALRNAASIAGLMLTTSVLITKSDDAKGGSKPAVEGSVR, from the coding sequence GTGGCAAAACAATTGCTCTTTGATGATCGCGCTCGCCTGAAGCTGCAGCGCGGCGTGAATACTCTGGCCGACGCAGTCGCCGTGACGATGGGCCCGACCGGCCGCAATGTCATCATCGACAAAAGCTTCGGCAACCCGCTCGTAACCAAGGACGGCGTCACCGTCTCCAAGGAAATCGATCTGGATGACCCGTACGAAAACATGGGCGCCAAGCTGGTGAACGAAGTCGCCTCGAAAACGAGCGACACCGCCGGCGACGGCACCACAACGGCCACCGTGCTGGCCAGGGCGATCTACGAAGAAGGGCTCCGCAGCATCTCGCTGGGTGCCAATCCGCAGATCGTGCGTCGCGGCATCGAAAAGGCTGTGGACGCCGCCATCACTTTCCTGGAAGGCTTCGCTCGTCCGGTTTCCGGCAAGAAGGAAATCGAACAGGTCGGCGCGATCTCGGCCAACAACGATATCGAAATCGGAAAAATGATTGCCGACGCCATGGAAAAGGTCGGCCGTGACGGCGTGATCACCGTGGAAGAAGGCAAGAGCAGCACGACCACGCTGGAACTCGCCGAGGGAATGCAGTTCGACAAGGGCTACATTTCTCCCTACTTCGTGACCGATCCGGCCGAAATGAAGGCCGTGCTGGAGAACTGCTTCATCCTCCTGCACGAAAAGAAAATTTCGAACCTGCGGGACTTCATCCCCCTGCTCGAGAAGACCGCCCAGACCGGCAAGCCGTTGCTGGTGATTGCAGAAGACGTGGACAGCGAAGCTTTGACCGCCCTGGTGGTCAACCGCCTCCGCGGCGTGCTGCAGGTGTGTGCCGTGAAGGCCCCCGGCTTCGGCGATCGTCGCAAGGCGATGCTGCAGGACATGGCGGTGCTGACCGGCGGCACCCTGATTTCCGAAGACCTTGGCCTCAAGCTCGAAAACATCGAGCTGTCGCAGCTCGGCCGGGCCAAGAAAGTGGAAGTCAGCAAAGACACCTGCACCATCATCGATGGAGCAGGCGATCAGAAAGACATTCAGAAGCGCGTCGCGCAGATGAAGAAGCAGATCGAAGACACCGACAGCGAATACGATCGCGAGAAGTTCCAGGAACGTCTCGCCAAGCTGACGGGCGGAGTCGCGATTATCTCGGTCGGTGCGGCCACCGAAGCCGAAATGAAGCAGACCAAGGCCCGCATGGAAGACGCCCTGCACGCGACCCGTGCGGCTGTGGAAGAAGGCATTCTTCCAGGCGGTGGCGTCGCCCTGCTCCGCTCGATCAAGGCGATCGAAGCTGTGAAGGCCAAAGGAGACGAGCAGATCGGCATCGACATCATCGTGCGGGCTCTCGAAGCTCCAATCCGCCAGATCACCGGTAACGCCGGCGAAGACGGCTCGGTGATTGCCGACGAAGTCAAGAACCACAGCGAGCCGACCTACGGGTATAATGCCGCTACCGGCAAGTATGTGGACATGTACAAAGCCGGGATCATCGATCCGGCCAAGGTGGTGAAGAGCGCTCTCCGGAACGCCGCTTCCATCGCCGGCCTGATGCTGACGACCTCCGTGCTGATCACCAAGAGCGACGATGCCAAGGGCGGATCGAAGCCTGCGGTGGAAGGCTCAGTCCGGTAA
- the groES gene encoding co-chaperone GroES: MTLKPLDDRVVVEPLTAEETTAGGIVLPDSAKEKPQRGTILAVGPGRLLDSGERSTLSVKIGDEVLFGKYGGTEIEVDGKEIKILRESDILAKVVS; this comes from the coding sequence ATGACGTTGAAGCCGCTTGATGATCGTGTGGTCGTGGAACCGCTGACTGCTGAAGAAACCACCGCTGGTGGAATCGTGCTGCCGGACAGCGCCAAGGAAAAGCCGCAACGGGGAACGATCCTCGCCGTCGGCCCAGGCCGTCTGCTGGATAGCGGCGAACGCTCGACCCTGAGCGTGAAAATTGGCGACGAAGTGCTGTTCGGAAAATACGGCGGCACCGAGATCGAAGTCGACGGCAAGGAAATCAAGATTCTCCGCGAAAGCGACATCCTCGCCAAAGTGGTCAGCTAG
- a CDS encoding response regulator transcription factor, which translates to MNSKTILLIDEHPIVLEALQSRLSSEPEFQVIARHTHSDRALFDIFELRPDFVMMDLEIPGRGAIEVADQIAARLPTTKTVFFTSYDTDIFIDVALRLGVAGFLLKNEPVDWVIEALRKISLDSNVYSDAVLNRVHFDRESKQYRVKTQSFFSGLTLRQIQVLRHLARGESVKEVAKCMMLSERAIESHKYRIMQKMGIHDRVVLTRFAIREGLMPA; encoded by the coding sequence ATGAATTCCAAGACCATTCTGCTAATCGATGAACATCCCATTGTGCTGGAAGCACTGCAGTCCCGGCTGAGTTCGGAACCTGAGTTTCAGGTGATTGCGAGACACACCCATTCAGATCGGGCGCTTTTTGACATCTTCGAACTCCGTCCTGATTTCGTCATGATGGATCTGGAGATTCCGGGGCGAGGAGCCATCGAAGTGGCCGATCAAATCGCCGCGCGGCTGCCGACGACAAAAACGGTGTTCTTCACCAGCTATGACACCGACATCTTCATTGACGTCGCGCTGCGGCTGGGAGTGGCGGGATTTCTGCTGAAAAACGAACCGGTCGACTGGGTGATTGAAGCCTTGCGCAAGATCTCGCTGGACTCAAATGTCTATTCAGATGCCGTCCTGAACCGTGTGCATTTCGACCGGGAATCCAAGCAGTATCGGGTCAAGACGCAGAGCTTCTTTTCGGGACTGACACTGCGGCAGATTCAAGTGCTGCGGCATCTGGCCCGAGGTGAAAGCGTCAAGGAGGTAGCAAAGTGCATGATGCTCTCGGAACGGGCCATCGAGAGCCACAAGTACCGGATCATGCAGAAGATGGGAATACACGACCGTGTGGTACTGACCCGGTTTGCGATTCGGGAAGGGTTGATGCCGGCGTAA
- a CDS encoding DNA-directed RNA polymerase subunit alpha C-terminal domain-containing protein: protein MQNYQFLSTLRDSATLNPDEMRTMVTAAMGTGASEFRRAVEQVAQEAESNPSLAVRAGIGFFFLGHPEKAERALAGCKEGVGRFYLACAHYTQGKFEAAAKEFEAAAKAGYQPTESTLRRAGCLRKLGQLEEAEKVIRSTGGEGARLAEYSYQMGCILADRGDTFGAIEYFERAVDMDPHHQRALFALAVQNSRHGDDEEAIQLYERCLSRPPFYLGALLNLGLLYEDRENYSAAQYCFERVLKYDPNNERARLYLKDIEATSGMYYDEDSLKQQQRLEQLLSRPVTDFELSVRSRNCLATMGINSLGDLTRISEQELLSGKNFGETSLTEVRELMRLHNLSLGQFMHEKQREPTFDSRDLSPEDQVKLAMPVSELNLSVRSRKCMTRLGIATIGELVSRTPDELLSAKNFGVTSLNEIRDKLAEMNIKLRND, encoded by the coding sequence ATGCAGAATTATCAGTTCCTGTCGACGCTGCGCGATTCCGCGACTCTGAACCCTGACGAAATGCGGACGATGGTCACCGCTGCCATGGGGACCGGAGCCAGCGAATTCCGTCGCGCAGTCGAACAGGTGGCTCAGGAAGCAGAGTCGAACCCTTCTCTGGCAGTTCGGGCCGGCATCGGCTTCTTCTTTCTCGGACATCCCGAAAAAGCGGAACGGGCTTTGGCCGGCTGCAAAGAAGGCGTCGGACGCTTCTATCTGGCGTGCGCTCACTACACGCAGGGGAAGTTTGAAGCGGCTGCCAAAGAGTTCGAAGCGGCTGCCAAAGCAGGCTATCAACCGACCGAATCGACTTTGCGTCGTGCCGGCTGCCTGCGCAAGCTCGGCCAACTCGAAGAAGCAGAAAAAGTCATTCGCAGCACCGGCGGCGAAGGGGCGCGTCTGGCTGAATACTCGTACCAGATGGGCTGCATTCTCGCTGACCGCGGCGACACCTTCGGGGCCATTGAATACTTCGAACGCGCCGTCGACATGGATCCTCACCATCAACGGGCACTGTTCGCACTGGCCGTGCAAAACAGCCGCCACGGCGATGACGAAGAAGCGATTCAGTTGTACGAACGCTGTTTGTCCCGTCCGCCGTTCTATCTCGGCGCTCTCTTGAATCTCGGCCTGCTGTACGAAGACCGCGAGAACTACTCGGCCGCTCAGTACTGTTTTGAACGCGTGCTGAAATACGATCCGAACAACGAACGTGCCCGGCTCTATCTCAAAGATATCGAAGCCACCAGCGGCATGTACTACGACGAAGACTCGCTCAAGCAGCAGCAGCGTCTCGAACAGTTGCTCAGCCGTCCGGTCACCGATTTCGAACTGTCGGTCCGCAGCCGCAATTGTCTGGCGACAATGGGCATCAACTCGCTCGGCGACCTGACTCGCATCAGCGAGCAGGAACTGCTCTCCGGCAAGAACTTCGGCGAGACCTCGCTGACGGAAGTCCGCGAACTGATGCGGCTGCACAATCTGAGTCTTGGGCAGTTCATGCACGAGAAGCAGCGCGAACCGACCTTCGATTCGCGAGACCTCTCACCGGAAGATCAGGTCAAACTGGCGATGCCGGTTTCCGAACTGAATCTGTCGGTGCGGAGCCGCAAGTGCATGACCCGACTGGGCATCGCCACGATCGGCGAGCTGGTTTCGCGGACGCCCGACGAATTGCTGTCGGCCAAGAACTTCGGCGTGACATCGCTGAACGAAATCCGCGACAAGCTGGCAGAAATGAATATCAAACTGCGAAACGACTAA